Proteins encoded in a region of the Rutidosis leptorrhynchoides isolate AG116_Rl617_1_P2 chromosome 9, CSIRO_AGI_Rlap_v1, whole genome shotgun sequence genome:
- the LOC139865805 gene encoding hydroxyproline O-galactosyltransferase GALT6, whose translation MKPSKVELMMLIKQKRSIQFLICLGFLYLVMVGLEIPFVSRIVSQEDDSSSSFFFTDRFTKKPFALDSEEELQDKNAPIRPIDDPQIVAKTPSNSGHFRKIIEFKALSSLNFDVNSLNGEPKDGFGGIQKSATEAFSVGKKYWEELESGKLSLPTKTRNRTKESCPNSITLSGSVFREKGSIIVLPCGMTLGSHITLVGRPREAHPEQDPKISLLKSGQYLMVSQFMMELQGLKTVDGEDPPRILHFNPRLKGDWSGKPVIEQNTCYRMQWGSAHRCEGWKSKADEETVDGQVKCEKWIRDDDDHTEVSKSSWWLNRLIGRTKKVTFDWPYPFAEGKLFVLTLSAGLEGYHVNVDGRHITSFPYRTGFALEDATGLALNGDIDVNAVYAASLPSTHPSFAPQRHLEMSEKWRAPPIPDGPIDMFIGILSAGNHFAERMAVRKSWMQHNLIKSSHVVARFFVALHARKEVNVELKKEADFFGDIVIVPYMDNYDLVVLKTIAICEYGVHTASAKYIMKCDDDTFVRVDAVLNEAKKIGNKKSLYVGNINYYHKPLRYGKWSVTYEEWPEEDYPPYANGPGYILSSDVAEFIAKKFEKHMLKLFKMEDVSMGMWVEQFNATKRVEYVHSLKFCQFGCIEDYYTAHYQSPRQMLCMWNKLQLHGRPQCCNMR comes from the exons atgaagccAAGTAAAGTGGAGTTAATGATGTTGATAAAGCAAAAAAGATCGATTCAGTTCTTGATCTGTTTAGGGTTTTTGTATTTGGTTATGGTCGGTTTAGAGATACCATTTGTATCTAGAATTGTAAGTCAAGAAGATGATTCCAGTAGTAGTTTTTTCTTTACTGATAGATTTACAAAAAAGCCCTTTGCTTTAGATAGTGAAGAAGAATTACAAGATAAAAACGCCCCAATTCGCCCTATAGATGACCCACAAATTGTTGCTAAAACCCCATCAAATTCAGGGCATTTTCGTAAAATTATCGAGTTTAAAGCTTTATCAAGCTTGAATTTTGATGTAAACAGTTTAAATGGTGAACCAAAAGATGGGTTTGGTGGAATTCAAAAGTCTGCAACTGAAGCATTTTCAGTTGGGAAAAAATATTGGGaagaacttgaatctggtaaactTAGTTTACCAACAAAAACCCGAAATCGAACAAAAGAGAGTTGTCCGAATTCGATAACTTTATCGGGTTCTGTTTTTCGAGAAAAAGGAAGCATAATTGTGCTTCCATGTGGGATGACATTAGGATCACATATAACACTTGTGGGTAGGCCTAGAGAGGCTCATCCTGAGCAGGACCCGAAGATTTCGTTGTTGAAATCGGGTCAATATTTGATGGTTTCACAGTTTATGATGGAGTTACAGGGTTTAAAAACTGTTGATGGTGAGGACCCACCAAGGATTTTGCATTTTAATCCTAGGTTAAAAGGTGATTGGAGTGGTAAACCTGTAATTGAACAGAATACTTGTTATAGAATGCAATGGGGATCTGCTCATAGATGCGAAGGATGGAAATCAAAGGCTGATGAAGAAACTG ttGACGGTCAGGTGAAATGTGAGAAATGGATCCGTGATGATGATGACCATACGGAAGTCTCAAAATCGAGCTGGTGGTTGAACAGGCTAATCGGTCGAACCAAAAAAGTCACGTTTGATTGGCCGTACCCGTTTGCTGAAGGGAAACTATTTGTTTTAACTCTTAGTGCAGGGTTAGAAGGTTATCATGTTAACGTTGATGGAAGACACATTACATCGTTTCCTTATCGAACA GGTTTTGCATTAGAGGATGCTACAGGTTTAGCTTTAAACGGAGACATTGACGTGAACGCTGTATACGCTGCTTCGTTACCGTCAACGCATCCTAGCTTTGCACCTCAACGACACCTGGAAATGTCGGAAAAATGGCGGGCCCCGCCTATTCCAGACGGGCCCATTGATATGTTTATTGGCATTTTGTCAGCAGGGAATCATTTTGCTGAACGTATGGCTGTCAGGAAATCGTGGATGCAGCATAATCTTATTAAATCTTCGCATGTTGTGGCTCGTTTCTTTGTTGCATTG CATGCGAGAAAGGAAGTGAACGTTGAGTTAAAGAAAGAAGCGGATTTTTTCGGGGACATCGTTATTGTGCCTTACATGGATAATTATGACCTTGTGGTTTTGAAAACCATTGCAATATGTGAATATGGG GTTCATACGGCATCTGCAAAGTACATCATGAAATGTGATGACGATACGTTTGTTAGAGTTGATGCTGTGCTTAACGAAGCGAAAAAAATAGGCAATAAAAAGAGCTTGTACGTAGGAAATATCAATTATTATCATAAACCCCTACGATATGGTAAATGGTCTGTGACATACGAG GAATGGCCAGAAGAAGATTACCCGCCGTATGCAAATGGTCCGGGCTACATATTATCATCCGATGTGGCGGAGTTTATCGCAAAGAAATTCGAAAAGCATATGCTGAAACTGTTCAAGATGGAAGATGTTAGTATGGGAATGTGGGTCGAGCAATTTAACGCGACGAAACGGGTCGAATACGTTCACAGTTTAAAATTCTGTCAGTTTGGTTGTATTGAAGATTATTATACGGCGCATTATCAATCTCCGAGACAAATGTTATGCATGTGGAACAAGTTACAGCTTCATGGCCGACCGCAATGTTGTAACATGAGATGA
- the LOC139866248 gene encoding HIPL1 protein-like — protein sequence MAFTHIMMMNVIFCFITLCHLVINPAHSLPLCTDSRAPLPPKTPLAFCKYNGSSCCDSIEDLNIKKQFESMSVSQPACASILKSILCSKCGPFSAELFTIKSVTRQVPVLCNSTDSSNSGKSYCETVWDTCQNVSITNSPLLQAQTSTPSNKTTKLTDIYQSRSDFCNVIGGPPSQDSVCFNGQKANLNVTTNSTKSSPGSICLEKIANGSYLDMVPHTDGSNRAFFSNQKGQIWLATIPEIGSGRELQLDESNPFLDLTDEVHFDTQFGLMSIALHPNFAQNGRFFASFNCDKSTSSSCAGRCACNSDVNCDPSKLSPDSAAQPCQYQTVVAEYTVNGTSSSRASVIPTASPVEVRRIFTMGLPFTTHHGGQILFGPNDGYLYLMMGDGGAGDPYNFAQNKNSLLGKIMRFDVDNTPSEADITRLGLWGNYTIPSDNPYTEDKDLLPEIWALGLSNPWRCSFDSERPSYFMCADVGQNVYEEVDTITKGGNYGWRVYEGPNVYVPDQSPGGNTSAASINPIFPVMGYKHSDVNKNEGSASIAGGFFYRSATDPCLYGSYLYGDLYAHNIWAGVETPENSGNFTTSGISFGCAKDSPVPCTLVPGSELPALGYLFSFAQDNNKDIHLLTSSGVYRIVPPSRCGYTCALESITPGSTVGPGSPPPSSATMLNNSYKSLVLFFLLSLGFSY from the exons ATGGCTTTTACACATATCATGATGATGAACGTCATCTTCTGTTTTATAACTTTATGTCACCTTGTAATCAATCCTGCTCATTCACTTCCATTATGTACTGATTCAA GAGCACCACTTCCTCCCAAGACTCCATTGGCTTTCTGCAAGTATAATGGCAGTTCATGTTGTGATTCTATCGAAGATTTGAATATAAAAAAGCAGTTTGAATCAATGAGTGTGTCTCAACCTGCTTGTGCTTCGATTCTCAAATCTATCCTTTGTTCG aaatgTGGCCCATTTTCAGCAGAACTTTTCACTATCAAGAGTGTTACAAGACAAGTTCCTGTGCTATGCAACTCAACTGATTCATCAAATTCTGGAAAGAGTTATTGTGAAACAGTTTGGGATACATGTCAAAATGTATCCATAACAAATTCACCATTGTTACAAGCTCAAACTTCAACTCCATCAAATAAAACCACCAAACTAACTGATATCTATCAATCAAGATCTGATTTTTGCAACGTAATCGGTGGGCCCCCGAGTCAAGATTCCGTTTGTTTCAACGGTCAAAAAGCGAACCTAAACGTCACTACAAACAGCACAAAATCTTCCCCAGGTAGCATATGTTTAGAGAAGATCGCAAACGGTTCGTACCTAGATATGGTGCCTCACACAGATGGGTCAAACCGCGCGTTTTTTTCCAACCAAAAAGGACAGATCTGGTTGGCTACAATTCCAGAAATTGGGTCTGGACGCGAGTTGCAACTTGATGAGTCAAACCCGTTTCTTGATCTGACTGATGAGGTTCATTTTGATACTCAGTTTGGGTTGATGTCTATAGCGTTGCACCCGAACTTTGCACAAAACGGGCGGTTCTTTGCTTCGTTTAACTGCGATAAGTCCACTTCTTCAAGCTGTGCAGGAAGATGCGCGTGTAATTCCGACGTCAACTGTGATCCTTCGAAGCTAAGTCCCGATAGTGCAGCTCAACCGTGCCAGTATCAAACTGTGGTGGCCGAATACACCGTTAACGGGACATCATCATCACGCGCGTCTGTA ATTCCAACTGCTTCTCCGGTGGAGGTGCGCAGGATCTTCACGATGGGTCTACCGTTCACAACTCACCATGGCGGGCAAATTCTTTTTGGACCGAATGACGGATACTTGTACTTGATGATGGGCGACGGTGGTGCAGGTGACCCGTACAATTTCGCACAGAACAAGAACTCGTTGCTCGGCAAGATAATGAGATTTGATGTTGATAATACACCCA GTGAAGCGGATATTACACGACTAGGGCTATGGGGTAACTATACCATCCCGAGCGACAACCCATACACCGAAGATAAGGATTTGCTTCCCGAAATATGGGCTCTAGGATTGAGCAACCCGTGGCGTTGCAGTTTCGACTCAGAAAGACCGTCTTATTTCATGTGTGCAGATGTTGGCCAG AATGTATACGAAGAGGTGGATACAATTACGAAAGGTGGGAACTATGGGTGGCGCGTCTATGAAGGACCCAACGTTTACGTTCCTGATCAAAGTCCTGGTGGAAACACATCTGCAGCCTCCATAAATCCGATCTTTCCGGTAATGGGATACAAACACTCGGATGTAAACAAGAACGAAGGGTCTGCTTCTATCGCTGGAGGGTTCTTCTATCGATCCGCAACTGATCCGTGCTTGTACGGAAG TTACTTGTACGGTGATCTATACGCGCACAATATATGGGCAGGTGTCGAAACGCCCGAAAACAGTGGGAATTTTACAACCAGCGGTATTTCGTTCGGCTGTGCTAAAGATTCGCCTGTACCGTGTACCTTAGTTCCAGGAAGTGAACTTCCTGCCTTGGGTTACCTTTTTTCGTTTGCGCAAGATAACAACAAAGACATACATCTATTAACTAGCAGTGGTGTATATAGAATCGTTCCTCCAAGTCGTTGTGGGTATACTTGTGCGCTTGAAAGCATAACCCCGGGTTCAACCGTGGGCCCCGGTTCCCCTCCTCCGTCGAGTGCAACAATGTTGAACAATTCATACAAGAGTCTAGTGTTGTTTTTCTTACTTTCCCTTGGCTTCAGCTACTAA
- the LOC139867066 gene encoding small ribosomal subunit protein eS7-like — MYSSMKKIQKEKDVEPTEFEQNVAQALFDLENTHQELKSDLKDLFINSASQIEVSGNRKAVVIHVPYRLRKGFRKIHTKLVRELEKKFSGKDVVVIATRRIVRPPKKGSAAQRPRSRTLTAVHDAMLEDVVYPAEIAGKRVRYRLDGSKIIKIYLDPKTRNDTEYKLETFSGVYRKLSGKDVVFEYPMTEA; from the exons ATGTATTCCTCAATGAAGAAGATCCAAAAGGAAAAGGATGTTGAACCCACCGAGTTTGAACAGAATGTTGCTCAG GCTTTGTTTGACTTGGAGAACACACACCAAGAGCTCAAGAGTGACTTGAAGGACTTGTTTATTAACTCTGCAAG TCAAATTGAAGTCTCTGGAAACCGAAAGGCAGTTGTGATTCatgttccttatagattaaggaagggGTTTCGCAAGATTCATACTAAGCTTGTTAGGGAGCTTGAGAAGAAGTTCAGTGGAAAG GATGTTGTGGTCATCGCCACCAGACGTATTGTTAGGCCACCAAAGAAAGGTTCTGCAGCCCAAAGACCTCGATCTCGTACCCTAACAGCTGTGCATGATGCCATGCTGGAAGATGTTGTGTACCCCGCTGAGATTGCAGGAAAACGTGTTCGATACAGACTTGATGGCTCCAAAATCATCAAG ATCTATTTGGACCCAAAGACTCGTAATGATACCGAGTACAAGCTAGAGACATTCAGCGGAGTTTACAGGAAGCTTTCTGGTAAAGACGTTGTCTTCGAGTACCCTATGACAGAAGCTTAA